A region of the Callithrix jacchus isolate 240 chromosome 5, calJac240_pri, whole genome shotgun sequence genome:
GTCCAGATGTGTACATTTGCTTGGACCCAGCTCGCAGAGCACTTTAACAATCTTTTCACAATCGCTGTCCACATGGAGCAAGGCGGCAGGGCTGGCATTCCTTCTCCTAGATTCTCCTCTTCCCAGACACATTGTCAGTCCCTGGCTGGGATTCCAGCAGGAGAGCGGTGCTGCTCCATGAGACTTCTCCACTGCCTCTGTGGACCCCCTTTAAGACCCAAGGATCAAAATCCCTACCTCAGGGTACCCGTCTTGTTCTCCCTGTTCTATTACAAAAAAAAGACTAAGGGACTAGTCATACTGTGCTGGTCTCATTCCAAAGTGGCTCTTAGACTTGCTGTTGATAAAGTCGACAACTCCTCTCTGTTTAGGTTAGAGGGCTCCTGGGCCACCCCCAAATATCTGGCTTGCCCACATCTGCATTGTGCCTTTGTTTATGCAGATACCTCTTTGaaggttattttttaatagtctctttcttttttttttttttttttttgagatggaatttcaatcttattgcccaggctctggagtataatggtgctgtctcggctcactgcaacctccacctcccaggttcaagtggttctgtctcagcctgccaagtacctgggattacaggcgcccaccaccacacttggctaatttttttgtattttagtagagatggggtttcaccatgttggccagactggtctcaaactcctgacctcaggtgatccacctacctcggcctcccaaagtgttaggattacaggtatgggccaccacacctgacctcctGCAGCCTCTTATCTGTCACACAGACTAATCTCCTTTAAGACGTGCTCCCAGGCCACATCTAGAGAGGCTGCAGAATGTGGAACTATTTGATGTCCTAATAGCCCCTGCCAACATGAAAATGATCAGCAGGCTCTGTCATGTCGCTGAGGTTAAACTTCAACTGTTTAAACGCCAACTGAGGAATTTGCAAATGGGTAAATACCATACTCTGTACAGGGAGCCAAAGAATCTGCTCAAAACAGCTGCTCAATATGTGTCAGATGGAGCCTTAGTTACAGAGCAACACAGACAGACTCACAAAATACATATTCTGATGTTTCATGAACCTACTACGTCAGGGAGGCTAATTGAAACAGCTCTCCTGCCAAGCAGAAAATTCCATATGGGTAGGAGATAAACAAAAAGAGGCTGTGGGCTGCGGAACATCAGAGGAAGCCAGGTCCCTCTGAGAGATGTAAGTTAAATATGTTTAGCATAACCTGAGATACCCCAGGCCTCTTGAGCTTGGACAGACAGATGAGGTTACATTAGGAATAATCTGCATTCCACTCCATGCCCTGGCTGCTGGTGATGGACTTCAGGCCTTAGTAAGGGCTCCATGTCTATTTCTGGGAGTGCCAGGGATGTCTCTTGGTTTCTCATGAACGAAGCTGCTCCTGGACCTGGTATTGAGAGGTTTTTCCCTTGGAGGGCAAAGTGGCAGTGGGAACCAGGGTGTCGCCTGCTAAGAAATGGAGAGCTCTTTTCCCCTGCACTTCTCTGAGGTTTGCCTTGTGGAGCTGAGTGCCTGGGGGAAAAGCTCCTGGCAGGACTCCAGCTGTTATTTGTCAGAGGACAGCTAGGATTGGTTCACCCATGCTCTGAGTTGGCCCCAGCGCAAGCTATGCTGAACTTTTCTCCATCTCCAAGCAGAAAACCTTTGTCTTCACATTCAAGAGGGATCCAGTTATGACAGGCTGACCAAGCTGGTTTCCTGGGTCTGTCTGAGAGATATAGGTGACAGAGGCTGGCCAGGGGTCGTGTTTTTCAAGCAGCTTCAGGAATGGGATCACTCAGAACCCAGCTGAGAGCTAATTTTCTCTTGGCTTCAAAATCCATCCTATGTTTGGAGATGCTGGGGCTGGAATTCTACAAACCACATTCCAGCTTTGTGCCCTGATAGGCTCTGCCCACAGGGGACGCTAGCAGGAATCTGCAAGGCTAAAGGAGGAAGTAGGAAGTGGCTCCTTGTTCACTTCCTGTTTGCTTCCTGTTCACTTTCTATCAGCTTCCTGTCTGTGCCAGGAAGGTTACTAACCCTAGGAGCGCTTTTTCTTAACCAGGGCAGTGGCAACTCCTTCCAGAAAGATTTCaatgcagtttttggttttccCAACACTCACAAAAGCAGCCTCATGGTGGTCCCCTCAGAGACACCAACAAAAGAGCTCCCCCCATTCAAAGGCCAGGGAACCATCCCCACAGGGACTCTCCTCGGAACTCAGAGACACCAGCTGGAGTTGTGCGGCATCCCCACTCCCCCACCTCAGAAGTCTGAGATTCAGTCCTGTATCCTGTCTTCAAGCAACTACATTTCAATGAGTCTGGCATCTTCCCCTTGTTACTGAGCCTCAAGTGTGATGCCTGCTCCCTGTGGTGCTACCTCCATGGATACCTTTGTATTCCCTTCCTGCCCTTTTCCATCACCTGGTTAATCATTATTTGTATTAAGTTATCTCCAATAAAATAGCTGGCATGATATCTGTCTCCTGCCTGAACCCAGACAAATCACCCATATTTTGGTGCTGAGCATCTGTGGCAGAGACTGGAGTCAAGCACCGCCCAACCCCTCCAGACAGCAGTGTGGGAGagcacacacccacccacctacaGCCTACATTATGATCTGGTTTCTCTCGGCCAAGCTCTGCATGAGCAAAAGCAAGTTCAGATTTAAAGGACACCATGAAATGCACGGCCAATAGGGCTTAATTGCTGTACATTCTTGAGGGATGGCTGCAGGGACCCCTGGCTAAAAACATTGTgtgtttctccttgttggtcattAGCAAACTGTAGGGAGCATCCTCATCACAGGCTTTCGGGCAAAGATGATCTTGTTATAGTTTTCAGTGGGGCCATCTCTGGAATCTGTATGTAAGTTCGTGGGTTCTGGCATCATGGTAGGAGCCATGGTCGATATTGAATAAGTGCCCCACATTGATAACGAGGATTCTGACAGCATGTCCCTGAACACAACTTCGCCAGAAGACTTGGACAACTTTCTCCTTTTCAGCTGAATGACGCTGGAAGGCTTATTCTTCCTGGATGCCCAGGAGCTTTCCTCGAGGGCAAGCATGCATTCCAGTTCTCTATTTTTGCTCTTCTCAATGAGTCTTTTCACTGTCTGAGAGGTGTAGGTGACAGAGGCTGGCCAGGGGTCGTGTTTTTCAAGCAGCTTCAGGAAAAGTCCAGTGTTTTCTGTGAGTCCTACCAGCAAAGAGAAATGCAGGCCTTTTAGAGGCAGTCACATACAATAGCTCAATTCTTCAAAAAATGAGAAGGCATTGGAATCAGATTGTGACATCCTCCCTATTTTGCACCCCTTGTATTCAATGAGAATAAAATCCAATTCAATGTGGGGGAACAGAATGACATCCTAGAAAGTATATCAATTAAACAACGACAGAATGGTAAGAACCAAGAGACAGAATCAAGCAGACTTGATTGACTTTAAATATTTGCATAACCTCAAATTGTTTTACCCCtgaacttctaatttttttccatcAATAAAAATGGTTAGTCTGAAGACTAAAGAAAGTAAAGGGGCTTGGAACAGTACAGCTTGGTGCTTGAAAGCATGGGTTTTGCACTTGGCTGCTCCAAATTCCTACGCTACCCTCTTTATAACTGTGAACCTTGAGGAAGTTTCTTAACCTTGCTAAACTTCAagtgcctcatctgtaaaatggtgattagAATAAGACAAAGTTCATGGAGCTTTCTTGTGGATTAAGGATAACCTATGTGTTTTTAGCACAGTACTTGACATGTAGTAATCAGTAAATGGTAGCTAAAACTTTTGGCTATGTCTCCCAGCCTAaactatttcatttaatcctagTTACACCTAATAAGGTAGGTATTCTCCCCATTTAATAGAGGATGAAACTGAGGCTGACTAGCTTGCACACCCAACAGGTAGTGGGTTTGAATTCAAGCTTAACaaggctcaaaaaaaaagtttttcactATGATTGCTGGTCGGAAGTTTGGGGTGTTTGCCGAAAGGGGTGGGTGTTGCTAGAAATTCAACCCACTAGTTTAAGCAGCCTGTTCCTTTACAGATGCAAAATCATGGGCGTGTTGGTCCTTCCATCTTTCACTAGCAACATCACTACCTAGCAGAAATGACTCAATCCCTCTCCTGCAATTGCTACCTTCCCCTGTGTTCTTATGTGATGCATTCTTTCCCTAATTCTATATTTCTTCAATTGGAGTTTTGCAGGGAGGGGAGTTGAAAGAGTCATCTTGCCATCTCCAAACtgaatgcagtaaaaaaaaaaaaatgctgtaaatAGGGATAATCAAGTGAAGATGTAGGTTGTATAGTTACTCCCAGGCTGCCTTGTGGGTGTCCAGGAGCTGGAGTTTGTCTGAGGATAGATCTATCAGTAAAGAACATGCCTTAGAAGGCTTCCATCTCCCTGCAAAAGTCATGTGTGATATTACCTCTCACTAGAAAATTCCCAGAAACACCTCTAAGCACAGACTATTCACCCTTGCCTCCTCCAAACAAATGTAAAGATCTTGTGGGATAGGACATTTGCATGAATCTGACAGAGTTCAAACTCAAA
Encoded here:
- the CDRT4 gene encoding CMT1A duplicated region transcript 4 protein, whose protein sequence is MDARRMKKEEGLTENTGLFLKLLEKHDPWPASVTYTSQTVKRLIEKSKNRELECMLALEESSWASRKNKPSSVIQLKRRKLSKSSGEVVFRDMLSESSLSMWGTYSISTMAPTMMPEPTNLHTDSRDGPTENYNKIIFARKPVMRMLPTVC